Proteins encoded by one window of Dreissena polymorpha isolate Duluth1 chromosome 11, UMN_Dpol_1.0, whole genome shotgun sequence:
- the LOC127851512 gene encoding mitochondrial glutamate carrier 1-like isoform X1, producing the protein MDASFIPIPKIINGGIAGIVGVTCVFPIDLVKTRLQNQQVLPNGKPMYSSLIDCASKTLKNEGFFGMYRGSGVNLLLITPEKAIKLVGNDFFRHILKNDKNKLTLPREVLAGGGAGLFQIVATTPMELLKIQLQDAGRSASVDKTAGAEGAVKPQKLSATKIALDLFREKGILGIYKGFRATMLRDVTFSAMYFPLFAHLNAMGKRREGSDQAVFYHSFISGLSAGCVASFSVTPFDVVKTRLQTLHKGAGEQSYNGIVDCFRKVYMLEGPKAFFKGAFCRVLVIAPLFGIAQTVYYLGIAERLLAAVGYETQ; encoded by the exons TCCGATTCCAAAGATCATCAATGGTGGCATTGCTGGTATCGTGGGGGTGACATGTGTGTTCCCTATTGACCTGGTGAAGACACGACTGCAGAATCAGCAAGTGCTGCCCAATGGCAAGCCTATGTACTCCAGTCT GATCGACTGCGCAAgtaaaaccttaaaaaatgaagGCTTCTTTGGAATGTACAGAG GGTCTGGAGTGAATCTTCTCCTCATAACACCAGAGAAGGCCATCAAACTGGTGGGAAATGACTTCTTCCGTCACATACTGAAGAATGACAA GAACAAGTTAACACTGCCCAGGGAGGTGTTGGCAGGGGGAGGGGCGGGCCTCTTTCAGATCGTTGCCACCACACCCATGGAGCTTCTCAAGATACAGCTGCAGGATGCTGGCAGGAGTG CCTCAGTGGACAAGACAGCTGGAGCAGAAGGAGCGGTTAAACCCCAAAAACTTTCCGCCACAAAGATTGCCCTGGACCTTTTCAGAGAGAAAGGCATTTTGGGCATCTACAAGGGTTTCCGGGCAACCATGCTCAGGGATGTGACCTTCTCTGCCATGTATTTTCCTCTGTTTGCCCATCTTAATGCTATG GGCAAGAGACGTGAAGGCAGTGATCAGGCAGTGTTCTATCACTCGTTCATATCAGGCCTATCAGCCGGATGTGTGGCATCCTTCAGTGTCACCCCATTTGACG TTGTCAAGACGCGTTTGCAGACCCTCCATAAAGGGGCCGGGGAGCAATCATACAACGGGATAGTGGATTGTTTCAG AAAAGTGTACATGCTGGAAGGACCAAAAGCTTTCTTCAAAGGCGCGTTTTGCCGTGTACTGGTTATAGCCCCGCTGTTTGGTATCGCTCAGACTGTCTACTACCTCGGTATAGCCGAAAGGTTGCTAGCTGCCGTGGGTTATGAGACTCAATAA
- the LOC127851512 gene encoding mitochondrial glutamate carrier 1-like isoform X11, which produces MYRGSGVNLLLITPEKAIKLVGNDFFRHILKNDKNKLTLPREVLAGGGAGLFQIVATTPMELLKIQLQDAGRSASVDKTAGAEGAVKPQKLSATKIALDLFREKGILGIYKGFRATMLRDVTFSAMYFPLFAHLNAMGKRREGSDQAVFYHSFISGLSAGCVASFSVTPFDVVKTRLQTLHKGAGEQSYNGIVDCFRKVYMLEGPKAFFKGAFCRVLVIAPLFGIAQTVYYLGIAERLLAAVGYETQ; this is translated from the exons ATGTACAGAG GGTCTGGAGTGAATCTTCTCCTCATAACACCAGAGAAGGCCATCAAACTGGTGGGAAATGACTTCTTCCGTCACATACTGAAGAATGACAA GAACAAGTTAACACTGCCCAGGGAGGTGTTGGCAGGGGGAGGGGCGGGCCTCTTTCAGATCGTTGCCACCACACCCATGGAGCTTCTCAAGATACAGCTGCAGGATGCTGGCAGGAGTG CCTCAGTGGACAAGACAGCTGGAGCAGAAGGAGCGGTTAAACCCCAAAAACTTTCCGCCACAAAGATTGCCCTGGACCTTTTCAGAGAGAAAGGCATTTTGGGCATCTACAAGGGTTTCCGGGCAACCATGCTCAGGGATGTGACCTTCTCTGCCATGTATTTTCCTCTGTTTGCCCATCTTAATGCTATG GGCAAGAGACGTGAAGGCAGTGATCAGGCAGTGTTCTATCACTCGTTCATATCAGGCCTATCAGCCGGATGTGTGGCATCCTTCAGTGTCACCCCATTTGACG TTGTCAAGACGCGTTTGCAGACCCTCCATAAAGGGGCCGGGGAGCAATCATACAACGGGATAGTGGATTGTTTCAG AAAAGTGTACATGCTGGAAGGACCAAAAGCTTTCTTCAAAGGCGCGTTTTGCCGTGTACTGGTTATAGCCCCGCTGTTTGGTATCGCTCAGACTGTCTACTACCTCGGTATAGCCGAAAGGTTGCTAGCTGCCGTGGGTTATGAGACTCAATAA
- the LOC127851512 gene encoding mitochondrial glutamate carrier 1-like isoform X2 yields MVKPPSAPSEQDTFCDWVKIDCASKTLKNEGFFGMYRGSGVNLLLITPEKAIKLVGNDFFRHILKNDKNKLTLPREVLAGGGAGLFQIVATTPMELLKIQLQDAGRSASVDKTAGAEGAVKPQKLSATKIALDLFREKGILGIYKGFRATMLRDVTFSAMYFPLFAHLNAMGKRREGSDQAVFYHSFISGLSAGCVASFSVTPFDVVKTRLQTLHKGAGEQSYNGIVDCFRKVYMLEGPKAFFKGAFCRVLVIAPLFGIAQTVYYLGIAERLLAAVGYETQ; encoded by the exons ATGGTCAAGCCACCTTCTGCACCTAGCGAGCAAGATACCTTCTGTGATTGGGTAAA GATCGACTGCGCAAgtaaaaccttaaaaaatgaagGCTTCTTTGGAATGTACAGAG GGTCTGGAGTGAATCTTCTCCTCATAACACCAGAGAAGGCCATCAAACTGGTGGGAAATGACTTCTTCCGTCACATACTGAAGAATGACAA GAACAAGTTAACACTGCCCAGGGAGGTGTTGGCAGGGGGAGGGGCGGGCCTCTTTCAGATCGTTGCCACCACACCCATGGAGCTTCTCAAGATACAGCTGCAGGATGCTGGCAGGAGTG CCTCAGTGGACAAGACAGCTGGAGCAGAAGGAGCGGTTAAACCCCAAAAACTTTCCGCCACAAAGATTGCCCTGGACCTTTTCAGAGAGAAAGGCATTTTGGGCATCTACAAGGGTTTCCGGGCAACCATGCTCAGGGATGTGACCTTCTCTGCCATGTATTTTCCTCTGTTTGCCCATCTTAATGCTATG GGCAAGAGACGTGAAGGCAGTGATCAGGCAGTGTTCTATCACTCGTTCATATCAGGCCTATCAGCCGGATGTGTGGCATCCTTCAGTGTCACCCCATTTGACG TTGTCAAGACGCGTTTGCAGACCCTCCATAAAGGGGCCGGGGAGCAATCATACAACGGGATAGTGGATTGTTTCAG AAAAGTGTACATGCTGGAAGGACCAAAAGCTTTCTTCAAAGGCGCGTTTTGCCGTGTACTGGTTATAGCCCCGCTGTTTGGTATCGCTCAGACTGTCTACTACCTCGGTATAGCCGAAAGGTTGCTAGCTGCCGTGGGTTATGAGACTCAATAA
- the LOC127851512 gene encoding mitochondrial glutamate carrier 1-like isoform X3, whose protein sequence is MYSSLIDCASKTLKNEGFFGMYRGSGVNLLLITPEKAIKLVGNDFFRHILKNDKNKLTLPREVLAGGGAGLFQIVATTPMELLKIQLQDAGRSASVDKTAGAEGAVKPQKLSATKIALDLFREKGILGIYKGFRATMLRDVTFSAMYFPLFAHLNAMGKRREGSDQAVFYHSFISGLSAGCVASFSVTPFDVVKTRLQTLHKGAGEQSYNGIVDCFRKVYMLEGPKAFFKGAFCRVLVIAPLFGIAQTVYYLGIAERLLAAVGYETQ, encoded by the exons ATGTACTCCAGTCT GATCGACTGCGCAAgtaaaaccttaaaaaatgaagGCTTCTTTGGAATGTACAGAG GGTCTGGAGTGAATCTTCTCCTCATAACACCAGAGAAGGCCATCAAACTGGTGGGAAATGACTTCTTCCGTCACATACTGAAGAATGACAA GAACAAGTTAACACTGCCCAGGGAGGTGTTGGCAGGGGGAGGGGCGGGCCTCTTTCAGATCGTTGCCACCACACCCATGGAGCTTCTCAAGATACAGCTGCAGGATGCTGGCAGGAGTG CCTCAGTGGACAAGACAGCTGGAGCAGAAGGAGCGGTTAAACCCCAAAAACTTTCCGCCACAAAGATTGCCCTGGACCTTTTCAGAGAGAAAGGCATTTTGGGCATCTACAAGGGTTTCCGGGCAACCATGCTCAGGGATGTGACCTTCTCTGCCATGTATTTTCCTCTGTTTGCCCATCTTAATGCTATG GGCAAGAGACGTGAAGGCAGTGATCAGGCAGTGTTCTATCACTCGTTCATATCAGGCCTATCAGCCGGATGTGTGGCATCCTTCAGTGTCACCCCATTTGACG TTGTCAAGACGCGTTTGCAGACCCTCCATAAAGGGGCCGGGGAGCAATCATACAACGGGATAGTGGATTGTTTCAG AAAAGTGTACATGCTGGAAGGACCAAAAGCTTTCTTCAAAGGCGCGTTTTGCCGTGTACTGGTTATAGCCCCGCTGTTTGGTATCGCTCAGACTGTCTACTACCTCGGTATAGCCGAAAGGTTGCTAGCTGCCGTGGGTTATGAGACTCAATAA